The Sinomonas sp. P10A9 genome contains the following window.
CGCCGTCGTCGTGCAGGAGATGGTTCCGGCAGAGGCCGCAGGCGTCCTGTTCACCGCGAACCCGCTGACGGGCCGACGCGCAGAGCTCGTGGTGGACGCCGCCCCGGGGCTGGGAGAGGCCGTCGTGTCGGGAGCGGTCACGCCCGAGCACCTCGTGCTGGGCAGGGACGGGGCCGTCCGGTCGCGGACCCCGCAGCACGACGGCGCGCCCCGGGTCCTCGGCGACACCCCGGCCGCGCAGCTCGCCGCCCTCGCGGTCAGGGCAGAGCACCACTTCAGCATGCTCGCAGGGGAGGAACGCCCCCAGGACATCGAGTGGGCGCTCTCCGACGGACGGATCAGCCTCGTGCAGGCACGGCCCATGACGGCACTGCCGCTCGAGCCCCCAGAGCTCGGTCTGGTCCAGCGCACGGTGGGCCCGTTCTTCCTCGAGATGTTCACCGTCCGCCCCTATCCGCTGGACGTCACGGGGTGGCTCGGGCCAGGGGTCGTGCGCATGCTGGACATCATGGCCGGCAGCGTCGGCGTCCGCTTCCCGCCACTGGCCGAGCTCGTGCGGGAGCGCGACGGCGTCCCCCTACAGCTCGTTCCGCCGAGGCCCCGGCCGAGCCTGCTCACGATCGGCGCCCCGCTGTCCATTGCCCGCCGCGTACGGTCTTTCGCTACCCGCCGGTGGAGCGAGGACCCGCTCTTCGCCGAGTTCGAGGACGCGGTCGCCGCGCTCGACGCCGAGGACATCGCCGCGCTGTCGTGGCCCGAGCTCGTGCGGCGCATAGACCGCTGCAACGATGCGATGGTGCCGTTGGGGAAGGTGCGCGCGAGGTACCTGCCAGCCTCGTTCGTGCCGTTCGTGCCGCTGCGCCTCATGCTTGCGGTGCTCAGGCTCGGTCGACTCGCGTCGCCCCTGGTGGCCGGCGGCCGGACCCGAACGCGGGATGGGAACGACGCGCTCGAGGTGCTCGCCGCCGTCGTGGGTGCGGACCCCCCGCTGGCGCGCGCCGCCTGCCAGCACGACGCCGCGGGGTTTCTTGATGCCGTTACGACAAGGCCCGAGTTCGGCGCCTTTGCTGCTCGGCTCGGCGTGTTCCTCGCGGAGTACGGGCACCGAGAGTCGGTGAGCATCGTCATGGCGACGGCGCCCACGTGGCGTGACGATCCCACTCCGGTGGCCGCACTCCTCAAGTCTCTGGCGGCCACGCCCGCGGCTGCACGACGCAACCCCTCCGCCGCGGCCCTCGCGGAACTCCTCGCACACCCGCTCCTGCGTTCGCCGGGGGCAGCCGCGGCTGCGCGGCGGATCGTCGAGGCCTGCCGCCGCGGGCTCGCGTTCCGGGAGGACACCCACTTCCACATCACGCGGATCATGCCCCCGCTCCGCGCCACCTTCCTTGAGCTGGGCGGCCGCCTCGTCGCCGCTGGTGCCCTCACTTCGCCCGAGGACGTGTTCCATCTCCGGCTCGAGGAGCTGCGGGCCTTGGCCGATCCCGCGGTGATGGACGACGGCGCTGCCGCCCGGGTGCGGGACCTCGCCGACCGCCGTGCGCGTCTCAGGCACGAGTATGCGGGCGTACCGATGCTCGACCCCGCGCTGTTTGTGCGCCGTCGCGGCGGCCGGGACATCGGGGACGCCCTGCTCACGGGGACACCCGCGAGCGGCGGTATCGCGGAGGGACCCGTCAGAGTAGTGCTCGGGCCAGAGGGATTCGCATCGCTTCGAGCGGGAGACGTGCTCGTGTGCCCGAACACGAATCCCTCGTGGACGCCGCTCTTCGCGCGGGCCGCTGCGGTGGTGGTCGACACGGGCGGGCTCGGCTCCCACGCCGCGATCGTCGCGCGCGAGTACGGCGTGCCGGCGGTGATGGCGACGGGCAGCGGGACGACCCTGCTCACGGACGGCCAGCGCGTCCGCGTCGATGGGCGCCGGGGCCGTGTTGACCCCGCCGGCCCGGCCCAACCGCTCCTTCCGGGCTGAGGCGAGGTTCCTTAGTTGGCGGGTCACGGCCGTGGGGTTCGCGGGTCACGTCGATGGGGTCGGGGGCGGAGGCGTGCCACGGTGTTCGTGCCCCATCCCGGAGACAGCGATATCCCGGATACAGCAATGCGGGGTCAGCAACGCGGTGTTGCTGACCCCGCATCCGCAGGGAGGTGACCTCGCGTCGTCGTCAGGCGGCGGGTGCCGCCTCGGCGACGTCGGCGCTCACGGTGAGCACTGCGCCGTCGTGCGTCGCCGGGACCGTGCCCGCGGCGTCCGAAGCCGAATCCGCCTGGCTACCAGACACGCTCACGGAAACCCGCCCGCCCTCGGCGACCGCTCCCGAGACGAGCAGGTCCGCGACGCGGTCTTCGAGCTCGCGCTGGATCACGCGGCGCAGGGGCCGTGCGCCGAACTCGGGCTCGTAGCCGCGCTCGGCGATCCAGCCCACGGCGGCGTCGTCCACGGCGAGGGCGATGCCCTGCGCAGCGAGCCGAGCCTCCGTGCCGCCCAGCTGGAGCCGCACGATCTCGTGCAGCTGCTTGCGGGTGAGCTTGCGGAACAGCACGATCTCGTCGATGCGGTTGAGGAACTCCGGCCGCATGGTCTCACGAAGCCGGCCCATGATCCGGGCCCGCAGCTCGGTGTCGGACGAACCGCCCTCGGCACCGCCGGCCGCGAAGCCGAGCGATGCCCCGCGGGTCGCGAGGAACTCGGACCCGAGATTGGAGGTCATGATCACCACCGTGTTGCGGAAGTCAACGGTGTGCCCTTGGCCGTCGGTGAGCCGCCCGTCATCGAGCACCTGCAGGAGCAGGTTGAACACGTCGGGGTGCGCCTTCTCGACCTCGTCCAGCAGCACCACGGAGTACGGGTGCCGCCGCACGCGCTCGGTGAGCTGCCCGGCCTCCGAGTAGCCGACGTATCCCGGAGGCGCGCCGATCAGGCGTGCCGCGTTGTGCCTTTCGGAGAATTCGCTCATGTCGAAGCGCACCATCGCGGACTCGTCACCGAACAGCGACGCGGCGAGGGCCTTCGCGAGCTCGGTCTTGCCCACGCCGGTCGGACCGAGGAACAGGAAGCTGCCCACCGGTCGCCCGGCGTCGCCGAGTCCCGTCCGGTTGCGGCGCACGGACTTCGCGATCGCGGAGACCGCGTCCTCCTGGCCGATCACACGCTCGTGGAGCTCGTCCTCGAGGCGCGCGAGCCGCTCGCGCTCGCCCTCCGTGAGGCGGGCGGCCGGGATGCCGGTGGCACGCGCCACGACGGCGGCAATATCACTCTCCCGCACGACGGCGTCGGGCCGGGGCGCGCTCTGGAGCTCGCCGCCCGCGGTGGCGTCCTCAGGCCGGGGGCTGCCCGAGACCTCGGCCTCGATCCGGGCTGTGACGGACTCGATCGCATCCCGCAGCTGCGAGGCCTGCTCGTAGTCCTCCGCGGCGATCGCGGCCTCCTTCTTGGAGGTGAGCTCGGCGGCCCGGGCGCGCAGGGCATCGAGGTCCACGCGCGGCCCGCGGGCCAGGCTCAGGCGGGCGCCGGCCTGGTCGATGAGGTCGATGGCCTTGTCCGGCAGGTACCGGTCGGTGATGTAGCGGTGGGATAGCTCGACCGCGGCGCGGATGGCGTCCTCGGCGTAGGTAACGCCATGGTGCTCTTCATAGCGTGACTTGAGGCCGTCAAGGATGAGGACGGCGTCCTCGACGCTCGGCTCGCCGACCGTGACCGGCTGGAACCGCCGCTCGAGGGCCGGGTCCTTCTCGATCTTGCGGTACTCATTGAGCGTGGTCGCGCCGACGAGGTGCAGCTCCCCGCGGGCGAGACGCGGTTTGAGGATGTTGCTGGCGTCCATGCCGCCGCCTTCGCCGCCGCCGCCCGCGCCGACGACCGTGTGGATCTCGTCGACGAACGCGATGATGTTCCCGTCAGAGGCGATCTCGTCCATGGTCTTGGTGAGCCGCTCCTCGAAGTCGCCCCGGTACCGCGTGCCGGCCAGCATCGCGGGCAGGTCGAGCGAGACCACGGTCTTGCCCGCGATCTGTGCCGGGACCGTGCCGGAGGCGATGGCCTGGGCGAGGCCCTCGACGATTGCGGTCTTGCCCACGCCGGCCTCGCCGATGAGCACAGGGTTGTTCTTCGTCCGGCGGGCCAGGATCTCGATCGTCTGCTCGATCTCGGACGCGCGGCCGATCACCGGGTCGAGCTTGCCCTCGAGGGCGAGGGCGGTGAGGTCGGTGCCGAACTTGTCCAGCATCGAGTCCTTCTTGCGGCGGCCCTTCTGCGCAGCAGTGGCACGCAGGGGGCGGTCGGCAGCGCGAGGCGACCGGGCGGCGTCGTGCGCCGACTCG
Protein-coding sequences here:
- a CDS encoding ATP-dependent Clp protease ATP-binding subunit; the protein is MPLFFGPAAGNGSFDEFLARYLQGQGTRQPSRPIDMTRLVSRATQTVLNAAGRFAKEHGHREVDALHLLRALMDTESISGMVERAGADPAEIATAAEDRLPGAVDRDADDDRMPSLTTSAQHAFLDAYKVARSVGSTYIDPEHLFIALVLNPDAAAGQILAAAGVTPQSLQDGESGTQSGGSAPSDDATESAHDAARSPRAADRPLRATAAQKGRRKKDSMLDKFGTDLTALALEGKLDPVIGRASEIEQTIEILARRTKNNPVLIGEAGVGKTAIVEGLAQAIASGTVPAQIAGKTVVSLDLPAMLAGTRYRGDFEERLTKTMDEIASDGNIIAFVDEIHTVVGAGGGGEGGGMDASNILKPRLARGELHLVGATTLNEYRKIEKDPALERRFQPVTVGEPSVEDAVLILDGLKSRYEEHHGVTYAEDAIRAAVELSHRYITDRYLPDKAIDLIDQAGARLSLARGPRVDLDALRARAAELTSKKEAAIAAEDYEQASQLRDAIESVTARIEAEVSGSPRPEDATAGGELQSAPRPDAVVRESDIAAVVARATGIPAARLTEGERERLARLEDELHERVIGQEDAVSAIAKSVRRNRTGLGDAGRPVGSFLFLGPTGVGKTELAKALAASLFGDESAMVRFDMSEFSERHNAARLIGAPPGYVGYSEAGQLTERVRRHPYSVVLLDEVEKAHPDVFNLLLQVLDDGRLTDGQGHTVDFRNTVVIMTSNLGSEFLATRGASLGFAAGGAEGGSSDTELRARIMGRLRETMRPEFLNRIDEIVLFRKLTRKQLHEIVRLQLGGTEARLAAQGIALAVDDAAVGWIAERGYEPEFGARPLRRVIQRELEDRVADLLVSGAVAEGGRVSVSVSGSQADSASDAAGTVPATHDGAVLTVSADVAEAAPAA
- a CDS encoding PEP/pyruvate-binding domain-containing protein, producing MHDGAATPPAAPASPAATPERGLPLILPLAAVRAGDVQVAGGKGANLGELIGAGFPVPPGFVVTTAAYRGHAAAAGLDPNRAAVDPDGARALLGSAPLEPAAAHAIAAALADLGPEGTPVAVRSSATAEDLPGAAFAGQQDTYLDVSGAGPVIDAVRRCWASLWTDRAVDYRRRQGIPPDEVAIAVVVQEMVPAEAAGVLFTANPLTGRRAELVVDAAPGLGEAVVSGAVTPEHLVLGRDGAVRSRTPQHDGAPRVLGDTPAAQLAALAVRAEHHFSMLAGEERPQDIEWALSDGRISLVQARPMTALPLEPPELGLVQRTVGPFFLEMFTVRPYPLDVTGWLGPGVVRMLDIMAGSVGVRFPPLAELVRERDGVPLQLVPPRPRPSLLTIGAPLSIARRVRSFATRRWSEDPLFAEFEDAVAALDAEDIAALSWPELVRRIDRCNDAMVPLGKVRARYLPASFVPFVPLRLMLAVLRLGRLASPLVAGGRTRTRDGNDALEVLAAVVGADPPLARAACQHDAAGFLDAVTTRPEFGAFAARLGVFLAEYGHRESVSIVMATAPTWRDDPTPVAALLKSLAATPAAARRNPSAAALAELLAHPLLRSPGAAAAARRIVEACRRGLAFREDTHFHITRIMPPLRATFLELGGRLVAAGALTSPEDVFHLRLEELRALADPAVMDDGAAARVRDLADRRARLRHEYAGVPMLDPALFVRRRGGRDIGDALLTGTPASGGIAEGPVRVVLGPEGFASLRAGDVLVCPNTNPSWTPLFARAAAVVVDTGGLGSHAAIVAREYGVPAVMATGSGTTLLTDGQRVRVDGRRGRVDPAGPAQPLLPG